A stretch of DNA from Armatimonadota bacterium:
CAGGGATCCCGCGATGGTGGCGTCGTAGGCGGCGGTGCGGGCGAACGCCGCGGCGGCCAGGCGGCGGCGGGTCCCGGCCGAGAGGCCGCCGTCACGGCGCACCTCCTCGATCACCGGACCGTACTGCGACGGATCCGACAGCGCGGCGACCCGCTCCCAGTTCTTGGCCGCCGCCCGCAGCAGCGCCACCCCGCCGACGTCAATGAGGTCGGCGGCCTCCTCCGGCGGGCCCGGCGCGCGCGACTCGAACGGGTACAACGTGACCGCCACCAGGTCGATGGGCGGCGCGCCCAGACTGGCCAGCTGCTGGTGGTGGGCGGGCACATCCCGGGCCAGAATGCCGGCGAACACCGCGGGGTGCAGGGTCTTGACGCGTCCGTCCAGCAGCTCGGTGAATCCCGTCAGCGCCTCCAGCGGCATCGCGGGAACGCCGGCCTGCCGCAGCATCCGGGCGGTCCCGGCGGTGGCCAGGATCTGGGCGCCGGCCTGCGCCAGGGCCTGGGCCAACTCCACCACGCCGGTGGCATCGGACACGCTCAGCAGCGCACGGCGCACCGGTACCGGCCGGTCGCGACCGCGCGCCGGCTGCGGGGTGTGGTCGTGGATCCTCATGGATACCCTCCGTCCTGGACAGCCGTCCCGACGGTGGTCGTGGCCACCGCCGTCCCGGGATCCTGGATGATCACCCGGCGTCCCCGCAGGGCCAGCCGGCCCAGGGCGTACAGCCGGATGGCCAGCGGGTACAGGCGGTGCTCCTGCGCCGCCACCCGCGCGGCCAGGGTCTGGACGGTGTCGTCGTCGCGCACGGGCACGGCGGCCTGCAGGACGATGGGCCCGCCATCGGGGGTCTCATCCACCAGGTGCACCGTGCACCCGGAGATCTTCACGCCGCTGCGCAGCACCGCCTCGTGCACCCGCTCCCCGTACATGCCCGGACCGCCGAACGCCGGCAGCAGGGAGGGGTGGATGTTCAGGATGCGGCCCGCGAAACGGCGGACGAACTCCGGGCCCAGAAGACGCACAAAGCCCGCCAGGCAGACCAGGTCCACCCCATGGGCGGCCAGGATCTCCGCCAGGCAGGCGTCGTACGCCCGCCGGGCGGGAAAGTCCTGCGGGGCCAGCGCCAGGGCCGGCACGCCGGCCGCCCGGGCCCGCTGCAGCGCGTACGCCTGCGGGCGGCTGCTGACCACCACCACCACCCGCGCCGGCACCTCGCCCCCACCGCAGGCGTCCAGGATGGCCTGGAGGTTGGTGCCCTGTCCCGAGACCAGGACGCCCAGGCGGAGGGGCAGGCGCGGCCGCGGAAGCGCTGGGCCCTCGCTCATACCACCTCCACCCCCCGCTCGCCCTCCGCCACCTCGCCGACCAGCCAGGCCGGGACCTGATGATCCCGGCATATCTCCAGCGCCGCCCCGGCGCGCTCGGGCGGCACCACGGCGCAGACGCCCACCCCCATGTTGAACGTCGCCCACATCTCCCGCGAGGGGATGCCTCCGGCGCGGGCGAGGACGTCATAAATCGGCGGCACCGGCCAGCGGCCGCGGATCAGCCGCGCCCGGCAGCCGGGCGGCAGGATGCGGATCATGTTGCCCGGCAGCCCTCCGCCGGTGATGTGCGCGGCGCCGCGCAGCACGCCGGCGCGCGCCAGGGCCAGCAGCACCCGCCGGTAGCAGCGGTGAGGCGCCAGCAGCACCTCCCCCAGCGGGCGGCCCACGTCGGCCACCACCGTGTCCAGCGTCCACCCGCACCGCGCCAGAACCGCCCGCACCAGGCTGAACCCGTTGGTGTGCAGGCCGCTGCTGGCCAGCCCGAGGACCGCATCGCCCGGGCGGATGGCCGATCCATCACACGGATCCCCGCCCTCCACCACCCCGATCACGCACGCCGCCACGTCCAGCATACCCGGGTGGTAGACCCCGGGCATCTGGGCCGTCTCCCCACCCACCAGGGCCACGCTCTCCTCCCGGCACGCGCTGGCGGCGCCCGCGATCACCGCCGCCACCGCGTCCTCGCCCACGTCGGCGCCGGCCGCCACGTAGTCCAGGGCCAGCAGCGGGGTCGCGCCCAGGACCGCCACGTCGTTGATCCCGTGGACCACGGCGTCGCGTCCGGCAATGTCCAGGCGGCCGGCCTGCGCCAGCAGGACCGTCTTGGTCCCCACGCCGTCCACCGACGCCGCCAGGAGGCGGGCGCGGTCCGGGAGGCGGTACAGGCCCGCGAAGTGGCCACCGCCGCCCACCACCGCCTCGGTGCGCGCGCTCCCGATGGCCGCCGCCGCCCGGGCCAGGGCGCGGGCGGCGGCGGCCCGGTCCACGCCGGCGGCGCGGTAGGTCAGCGCGTCGGCCACGGGGCGACCTCCTGCGCCTCCAGCGCGTCCCGGTCCGCCCGCGTGCCGGCGGGCACCGGCGTCGGATAGCGGCCGTCCAGGCAGGCCATGCACAGGCGCCGGGGGGGCAGCCGCAGCGCCTCCACCAGTCCCGGCTGGCTGAGGTAGCCCAGGCTGTCGGCGCCGATCACCTGCCGGATCTGCTCCACCGAGTGCGCGGCGGCCACCAGCTGCCCGCGGCTGGTGGTGTCGACCCCGTAGTAGCAGGGAAAGCGGATGGGCGGCGAGGAGATCCGCACGTGCACCTCCCGGGCGCCGGCGTTCCGCAGCAGGTGCACCAGGGCCGCGCTGGTGGTGCCGCGCACGATCGAGTCGTCCACCAGGACCACCCGCCGGCCGCGGAGGACCTCCGGCAGGGCCGCCAGGGCGCCCCGCACCGCCTGTGCCCGCGCGCGGGGATCGGGTCGGATGAACGTCCGGCCGGAGTACCGGTTCTTGACCAGCCCCACCTCCAGCGGAAGCCCCGCGGCCTCGGCATACCCCATGGCCGCCGAGGTGCCCGAGTCGGGCACGGGCACCACCACGTCGGCGTCTGCCGGATGCTCCCGCGCCAGCACGCGGCCCATCTGCCGCCGGACCAGGTGCACGGTGCGGCCGGCCAGGACGGAGTCCGGCCGCGCAAAGTAGATGTACTCGAACACGCAGTGGGCCGGCCGGTCCGCGGGCAGCGCCTGTCGGCTGCGGGGCTCGCCGCCGTCCAGGATGACCAGCTCGCCGGGGTCCACCTCCCTCACCGCCGCCGCCCCCACGGCGGACAGCGCGCAGGTCTCCGAGGCCACCACCCAGGCCGCCCCGGTCGTGCCCAGGACCAGCGGGCGGATGGCATGCGCGTCCCGGAACGCCAGCACCCGCCCGCCGGCCAGCATCACCACGGTGAATGCACCCACCAGGCGCGCCATCGCCCAGGCGACCGCGTCCTCCACCGAGGCGGCCGGGGCGCGGGCCACCAGGTGCGCGATCAGCTCGCTGTCGGTGGTGCCGGCCAGGCGGGCCCCGGCGCGCTCCAGTTCCCCCCGCAGGTGGACAG
This window harbors:
- the purM gene encoding phosphoribosylformylglycinamidine cyclo-ligase, whose protein sequence is MADALTYRAAGVDRAAAARALARAAAAIGSARTEAVVGGGGHFAGLYRLPDRARLLAASVDGVGTKTVLLAQAGRLDIAGRDAVVHGINDVAVLGATPLLALDYVAAGADVGEDAVAAVIAGAASACREESVALVGGETAQMPGVYHPGMLDVAACVIGVVEGGDPCDGSAIRPGDAVLGLASSGLHTNGFSLVRAVLARCGWTLDTVVADVGRPLGEVLLAPHRCYRRVLLALARAGVLRGAAHITGGGLPGNMIRILPPGCRARLIRGRWPVPPIYDVLARAGGIPSREMWATFNMGVGVCAVVPPERAGAALEICRDHQVPAWLVGEVAEGERGVEVV
- the purF gene encoding amidophosphoribosyltransferase, with the translated sequence MSGLLRRPAGAARVRREMVEECGVFGIVGGRAAAAVYAGLLALQHRGQESAGIATGDGTRLWCDRGMGLVSAVFDPGRLDHLPGQAGIGHVRYSTMGSVSPANAQPLVVPSPWGPLALAHNGHLINAVHLRGELERAGARLAGTTDSELIAHLVARAPAASVEDAVAWAMARLVGAFTVVMLAGGRVLAFRDAHAIRPLVLGTTGAAWVVASETCALSAVGAAAVREVDPGELVILDGGEPRSRQALPADRPAHCVFEYIYFARPDSVLAGRTVHLVRRQMGRVLAREHPADADVVVPVPDSGTSAAMGYAEAAGLPLEVGLVKNRYSGRTFIRPDPRARAQAVRGALAALPEVLRGRRVVLVDDSIVRGTTSAALVHLLRNAGAREVHVRISSPPIRFPCYYGVDTTSRGQLVAAAHSVEQIRQVIGADSLGYLSQPGLVEALRLPPRRLCMACLDGRYPTPVPAGTRADRDALEAQEVAPWPTR
- the purN gene encoding phosphoribosylglycinamide formyltransferase; its protein translation is MSEGPALPRPRLPLRLGVLVSGQGTNLQAILDACGGGEVPARVVVVVSSRPQAYALQRARAAGVPALALAPQDFPARRAYDACLAEILAAHGVDLVCLAGFVRLLGPEFVRRFAGRILNIHPSLLPAFGGPGMYGERVHEAVLRSGVKISGCTVHLVDETPDGGPIVLQAAVPVRDDDTVQTLAARVAAQEHRLYPLAIRLYALGRLALRGRRVIIQDPGTAVATTTVGTAVQDGGYP